Proteins from a genomic interval of Dermacentor variabilis isolate Ectoservices chromosome 8, ASM5094787v1, whole genome shotgun sequence:
- the LOC142589613 gene encoding uncharacterized protein LOC142589613, with protein sequence MEPRGSISAPNGGHQMAGTTTTHHQHQGGCCDATSFYLGATLFLSLGSALCLLLAFLSDHWELVLYDGEHVASLARQRGMALTRSRNVLRLADGGGVGGVQPPPPPQRESALFLVNLNGGVHRICATLDGDDLAFLGNEVKSAPGGCISYYSSSDEERISTLVVRSPWLDKMKNLAMSCSLVSLILVGASALVGGFGICKRQLSAVMVTGVMFILAAVFATFTSCFMHFKRTVPQGVLTGTDFDQSLPAEFLRCRRFARDWAASLSWLGIALCLFTSVFWLILARIMRF encoded by the exons ATGGAGCCTCGTGGCAGTATCTCGGCGCCGAATGGTGGCCACCAAATGGCGGGCACCACTACTACGCACCACCAGCACCAAGGCGGCTGCTGCGATGCCACTTCTTTCTACTTAGGCGCAACCCTGTTCCTCAGCCTTGGATCAGCGCTTTGTCTGCTGCTAGCGTTCCTCAGCGACCACTGGGAGCTG GTGCTGTACGACGGGGAGCACGTGGCCTCGCTTGCCCGGCAGAGAGGCATGGCGCTGACTCGCTCGCGCAACGTGCTCCGCCTGGCGGACGGTGGCGGCGTCGGTGGAGtgcagccgccaccgccgccgcagcGAGAGTCGGCGCTCTTCCTGGTCAACCTCAACGGCGGGGTGCACCGCATCTGCGCAACGCTCGACG GAGACGACCTGGCCTTTCTAGGCAATGAAGTCAAGAGCGCCCCTGGCGGCTGCATCTCCTACTACTCGTCCTCGGATGAGGAGCGCATCTCCACTCTCGTCGTTCGCTCGCCCTGGCTTGACA AAATGAAGAACCTGGCCATGTCGTGCTCCCTGGTCAGTTTGATCCTGGTCGGTGCTAGCGCTCTGGTCGGTGGCTTCGGCATCTGCAAGCGCCAGTTGTCCGCCGTCATGGTTACGGGAGTGATGTTCATTCTCGCTG CTGTGTTCGCCACCTTCACGAGCTGCTTCATGCACTTCAAGCGCACCGTGCCCCAGGGCGTGCTGACGGGCACCGACTTCGACCAGTCCCTGCCTGCGGAGTTCCTGCGCTGTCGCCGCTTCGCTCGTGACTGGGCCGCCTCGCTCTCCTGGCTGGGCATCGCCCTGTGCCTGTTCACCAGCGTCTTCTGGCTCATACTGGCCAGGATCATGCGCTTCTGA